Proteins encoded in a region of the Stieleria neptunia genome:
- the rpsG gene encoding 30S ribosomal protein S7, protein MGRITASKKQLKGDPRHNSMLAGKFINCLMLDGKKTVAQKVFYDALAEIARRGETEGEEPIEVFEAALENIKPYIEVRSKRVGGASYQVPMQVNRARQQSLAIRWLLEAVRSKKGRPMHLKLADEIMAGYKKEGVAYTKRENTHRMADANKAFAHFAW, encoded by the coding sequence ATGGGACGGATCACCGCAAGTAAGAAACAGCTCAAGGGCGACCCACGCCACAATTCGATGCTGGCTGGCAAGTTCATCAATTGCTTGATGCTGGACGGAAAGAAGACCGTCGCCCAGAAAGTCTTCTACGATGCGTTGGCGGAAATCGCTCGACGTGGCGAGACCGAAGGCGAAGAGCCGATCGAAGTCTTCGAAGCCGCTCTGGAAAACATCAAGCCGTACATCGAAGTTCGCAGCAAGCGAGTCGGTGGTGCCAGCTACCAGGTCCCGATGCAAGTCAATCGTGCCCGTCAACAAAGCTTGGCGATTCGCTGGTTGCTTGAAGCGGTCCGCAGCAAGAAGGGGCGTCCGATGCACCTGAAGCTGGCCGACGAAATCATGGCCGGATACAAAAAGGAAGGCGTCGCGTACACCAAACGCGAAAACACGCACCGCATGGCCGACGCCAACAAAGCGTTCGCACACTTTGCGTGGTGA
- the fusA gene encoding elongation factor G encodes MSADINLLRNIGIIAHIDAGKTTVTERMLYLSGAKHRVGRVDHGTTDTDDDPEEQERGITIFSACVKYRWDKYHINLLDTPGHVDFTAEVERCLRVLDGAVVVFSAREGVEAQSETVWRQADRYNVPRIVFINKMDREGADFDSVFNDIGPRLGGRPVAVELPVGQGPTHVNNPFRGVIDLVDLKFLQFDPETEGKEVRQTDIPDELMDDALLWREQLLETVCEIDEDAMALVMEDQEVPVDVIRKALRKGCIEQTIQPVLCGSALHGIGVQPLMTAVGHYLPSPLDRPPVEGFNPKKPDQQLIRKPDPTEPFSALVFKILPAKTGDNYWIRIYSGQLKQNSRVYCPNRDKKENVAQLWQIHASKKERDGQTETLAAGDICCVIGPRFAITGDTLCDTQNQIELPSITFADTVLSMAIEPENTGDRKKLDDTLDMLRRQDPTFRAVDNEELGQTIISGMGELHLEVIQHRLTRDFGLNVKFYKPRVNYRETIGGTADVIGVCNRQMGATQMFARLSVRVSPLEDSSATPIVFDRLPPDTLLQGDVRHAAIQELRDRAEGGGVLAGFPLSGIKLEAYDAEVSEEGGIEEVAFRIAAGDAFDKALEKAGPVLLEPIMKVEVTTPEDYMGELVGDLQQRRALIAATETRGAMTVITAHAPLKELFGYSSAVRSLSQGRAGSSMEPLGYQPAPKEDAHSFQF; translated from the coding sequence ATGTCTGCCGACATCAATTTACTGCGCAACATTGGAATCATCGCTCATATCGATGCCGGTAAAACGACGGTCACCGAACGCATGCTGTACCTCAGCGGTGCAAAGCACCGCGTCGGGCGCGTCGACCACGGGACGACCGACACCGATGACGACCCCGAAGAACAGGAACGCGGGATCACGATCTTTAGCGCCTGTGTGAAGTATCGTTGGGACAAGTACCACATCAACTTGCTCGACACGCCCGGGCACGTCGACTTTACCGCCGAAGTGGAACGATGCTTGCGCGTGCTGGACGGCGCGGTCGTCGTGTTTTCGGCTCGGGAAGGCGTCGAGGCGCAAAGTGAAACGGTGTGGCGCCAAGCGGATCGCTACAACGTGCCGCGAATCGTGTTCATCAACAAGATGGATCGCGAAGGCGCCGATTTCGATTCCGTCTTCAACGACATCGGCCCCCGGCTGGGAGGCCGACCGGTTGCGGTCGAACTGCCCGTCGGCCAAGGGCCGACGCACGTCAATAACCCGTTCCGCGGGGTGATCGATCTGGTCGACCTGAAGTTTCTGCAATTCGACCCCGAGACCGAAGGCAAGGAGGTCAGGCAAACGGATATCCCCGACGAGTTGATGGACGACGCATTGCTGTGGCGCGAACAGCTATTGGAAACGGTTTGCGAGATCGATGAAGACGCGATGGCGTTGGTGATGGAGGACCAAGAGGTCCCCGTCGACGTGATCCGCAAAGCGTTGCGCAAGGGCTGTATCGAGCAAACGATCCAGCCCGTGCTGTGCGGGTCGGCGCTGCACGGCATCGGCGTCCAACCGCTGATGACCGCCGTCGGACACTATTTGCCCAGCCCGCTCGATCGCCCGCCGGTCGAGGGTTTCAACCCGAAAAAGCCGGACCAGCAACTGATCCGAAAGCCGGACCCGACCGAGCCGTTTAGCGCATTGGTGTTCAAAATTCTGCCGGCCAAGACGGGCGACAATTATTGGATTCGAATTTACAGCGGACAACTGAAACAGAACTCACGGGTCTATTGCCCCAACCGTGACAAGAAAGAAAACGTCGCCCAGTTGTGGCAGATCCACGCGTCCAAAAAAGAACGCGACGGGCAAACCGAAACGCTGGCCGCCGGCGACATCTGCTGCGTCATCGGCCCCCGGTTTGCCATCACGGGCGACACCCTGTGCGACACCCAGAACCAGATCGAATTGCCCAGCATCACGTTCGCCGACACGGTGTTGTCGATGGCGATCGAACCGGAAAACACGGGAGACCGCAAGAAGCTGGATGACACCCTGGACATGCTGCGTCGCCAAGACCCGACGTTTCGCGCGGTCGACAACGAGGAACTGGGGCAGACGATCATCAGCGGCATGGGCGAGCTGCACCTGGAAGTGATCCAGCACCGGCTGACTCGCGACTTCGGATTGAACGTCAAATTCTACAAGCCGCGGGTCAACTACCGCGAAACGATCGGCGGCACGGCCGACGTCATCGGCGTCTGCAACCGCCAGATGGGCGCGACGCAGATGTTTGCCCGATTGAGTGTCCGGGTGTCGCCACTGGAAGACAGCTCGGCGACGCCGATCGTGTTCGATCGCTTGCCGCCGGACACGCTGCTGCAAGGCGATGTGCGGCACGCCGCGATTCAAGAGCTTCGCGACCGCGCCGAGGGCGGTGGTGTGCTGGCTGGTTTTCCGCTGTCGGGAATCAAGCTGGAAGCCTATGACGCCGAAGTCAGCGAAGAAGGTGGCATCGAAGAGGTGGCGTTTCGAATCGCCGCCGGCGACGCCTTTGACAAGGCACTTGAAAAAGCCGGCCCCGTGCTGCTGGAACCGATCATGAAGGTGGAAGTCACGACGCCGGAAGACTACATGGGCGAATTGGTCGGCGACTTGCAACAACGCCGCGCCTTGATCGCCGCCACCGAAACACGCGGCGCGATGACGGTGATCACCGCCCATGCGCCGCTGAAAGAGCTGTTCGGCTATTCGAGCGCCGTCCGCAGCCTCAGCCAAGGCCGCGCCGGAAGCAGCATGGAACCGCTCGGCTACCAACCGGCCCCCAAAGAAGACGCGCACAGTTTCCAGTTTTGA
- a CDS encoding ABC1 kinase family protein — translation MKITAIPQLYRNLRRWREILAVLRRYGLADWLSQHRRLPFQGWFKDHRGTPLAEYTREQRVRMALTDLGPTFIKLGQILAARPDLVGIALSEELKGLRANVRPDDIAKVRKTLAGELGDHYESHFASIDAQPLASASIGQVHRAVLNDGRRVVLKVQRAGIEKTVKQDIEVLSGLAVLAERVETVAAWRPGDVVRQLAPIITRELDFSRERQSLEHFSAWIAKHSADVVVPNPVAPLCTRRVLVMDELMGRSLAECLRDSERSPASTAPTGANSTGATSKRTTSKRTGESTSQGNGAATKPSRDNGRREQLSKITLDADRCETIGHAIADVYLAMIFEEGLFHADPHTDNLFLLEDGRLGILDFGMTGRIDERLRENIEDMLVAISGGDQNRLTRLIRRVGETPPTLDESALSIDVADFIGTYGQQSMDEFDLAGALTALTELLHKHSIKLPNQSALLLKMLISLEGTLSELGASFDSLKVIRSLAHKTMLRRLSPQRRFRQARRIYLEAESFLESAPDELVSLMQMLRRGETRFTLEHQRLGPSVNRLVLGVMASAVFLGSSLLLAQKVSPLISIPLYVTTLEPISLFGLVGMVGSISVMLWLLLAIARSGHLTRDNDN, via the coding sequence ATGAAAATCACCGCCATCCCCCAGCTTTACCGGAATCTGCGCCGCTGGCGCGAGATCCTGGCCGTGCTGCGCCGCTATGGCTTGGCCGATTGGCTCAGCCAGCACCGGCGGCTCCCCTTCCAGGGCTGGTTCAAGGACCATCGTGGCACACCGTTGGCTGAGTACACGCGGGAACAACGGGTGCGGATGGCGCTGACGGACCTCGGTCCCACGTTCATCAAACTCGGCCAAATCCTCGCCGCACGCCCCGATCTGGTCGGCATCGCCCTGAGTGAAGAATTGAAGGGGTTGCGGGCCAATGTCCGGCCCGACGACATCGCGAAGGTGCGGAAAACGCTCGCCGGCGAATTGGGCGACCATTACGAATCCCACTTCGCCAGCATCGATGCCCAGCCGCTGGCCAGTGCCTCGATCGGCCAGGTCCACCGCGCGGTGCTCAACGACGGGCGGCGGGTGGTTTTGAAGGTCCAGCGGGCGGGAATCGAAAAAACGGTCAAGCAGGACATCGAGGTCTTGAGCGGATTGGCGGTGCTGGCCGAACGGGTCGAAACCGTGGCGGCCTGGCGACCGGGCGATGTCGTTCGCCAGCTCGCCCCGATCATCACCCGCGAGCTGGATTTCAGCCGGGAGCGGCAATCGTTGGAGCACTTTTCCGCCTGGATCGCCAAACACAGCGCCGACGTCGTCGTGCCCAATCCGGTCGCCCCGCTGTGCACCCGCCGCGTCTTGGTCATGGACGAACTGATGGGGCGATCCCTGGCCGAATGCTTGCGTGATTCGGAACGCTCGCCCGCATCGACCGCACCGACTGGCGCCAATTCGACCGGCGCCACATCGAAGCGCACCACATCGAAGCGCACCGGGGAATCGACCTCCCAAGGCAACGGCGCCGCGACCAAGCCGTCGCGCGACAACGGTCGGCGCGAGCAGTTGTCCAAGATCACCCTGGACGCTGATCGCTGCGAAACGATCGGGCATGCGATCGCCGATGTCTATCTGGCGATGATCTTTGAAGAAGGCCTGTTTCACGCCGATCCCCACACCGACAACCTGTTTTTGCTCGAGGATGGCCGGCTGGGGATCTTGGATTTCGGGATGACCGGCCGGATCGATGAGCGGTTGCGAGAGAACATCGAAGACATGTTGGTCGCCATTTCAGGCGGCGATCAAAATCGCTTGACCCGGCTGATCCGCCGCGTCGGTGAAACGCCTCCCACCCTCGACGAGTCCGCGCTGTCGATCGACGTCGCCGATTTTATCGGCACTTATGGCCAGCAATCGATGGACGAATTCGATCTGGCCGGGGCGCTGACCGCGCTGACCGAACTGCTGCACAAGCATTCGATCAAGTTGCCCAACCAATCGGCCTTGCTGCTGAAGATGTTGATCTCGCTCGAAGGCACCCTGAGCGAATTGGGCGCCAGTTTTGACTCGCTGAAAGTGATTCGATCGCTTGCGCACAAGACGATGCTTCGCCGTCTAAGCCCCCAGCGTCGTTTCCGCCAGGCCCGTCGCATTTATTTGGAAGCGGAAAGCTTTCTCGAATCGGCGCCCGACGAACTGGTTTCGTTGATGCAGATGCTTCGCCGTGGCGAAACGCGGTTCACACTGGAGCATCAGCGATTGGGACCGTCCGTCAATCGACTGGTCCTCGGCGTGATGGCCAGCGCCGTGTTTCTCGGATCGTCGCTGTTGCTCGCGCAAAAGGTCTCGCCGCTGATCTCCATTCCGCTGTACGTCACCACGCTGGAACCGATCAGCCTGTTCGGGCTGGTCGGCATGGTCGGAAGCATCTCGGTGATGTTGTGGTTGCTGCTGGCGATCGCCCGCAGCGGCCACCTGACGCGTGACAACGACAATTGA
- a CDS encoding AAA family ATPase: protein MTEAPPVVDPSAHAGATAGSAGEVANVAAVSEFAKRVIANVEHAIVGKRKQLVLSLVAWFSGGHLLLEDVPGVAKTMLARALAKSIGCKFKRVQCTPDLLPTDVTGTSIFNQKEAEFEFRAGPVFTQILLADEINRATPRTQASLLEAMAEGCVTVDGTTHVLEKPFLVIATQNPVDHEGTFPLPEAQLDRFLMRFSLGYPSMEEEMRMLELLQHTHPIDRLPAVATAKELIAAQAEIRKVHVDPRVRQYFLQIIEQTRRHNDLALGGSPRATIALFRCGQAMAAIRGRGFVTPDDIKRVLSPVMNHRLILRPESRLRKVTTESVLQEIVSEIAVPTVQA, encoded by the coding sequence ATGACCGAAGCCCCACCCGTCGTCGACCCGTCTGCCCACGCAGGAGCCACGGCCGGCAGTGCCGGCGAAGTCGCCAATGTCGCGGCGGTCTCCGAATTCGCCAAACGGGTGATCGCCAATGTCGAGCACGCGATCGTCGGCAAGCGAAAGCAACTGGTGCTGTCCCTGGTCGCCTGGTTCAGCGGCGGCCACCTGTTGCTCGAAGACGTGCCGGGTGTGGCCAAGACGATGCTGGCACGGGCGTTGGCCAAAAGCATTGGCTGCAAGTTCAAACGGGTCCAGTGCACGCCGGACTTGTTGCCGACCGACGTGACGGGGACGTCGATTTTCAACCAGAAAGAAGCCGAGTTTGAGTTTCGTGCCGGACCGGTCTTCACCCAGATTTTGCTGGCCGACGAAATCAACCGCGCGACGCCGCGAACCCAGGCCTCGCTGCTGGAGGCGATGGCCGAGGGTTGTGTCACCGTCGACGGCACCACGCATGTTCTGGAAAAACCATTTCTGGTGATCGCGACCCAAAACCCGGTCGATCACGAAGGCACGTTCCCGCTGCCCGAGGCACAACTGGATCGGTTTCTGATGCGTTTCAGTTTGGGCTATCCGTCGATGGAGGAAGAGATGCGGATGCTGGAACTGCTGCAGCACACGCATCCGATCGACCGTTTGCCGGCCGTCGCGACGGCCAAAGAATTGATCGCGGCGCAAGCGGAGATTCGCAAGGTCCACGTCGATCCGCGGGTGCGGCAGTACTTTTTGCAGATCATCGAGCAGACGCGCCGTCACAATGATTTGGCACTCGGCGGCAGCCCGCGGGCGACGATCGCGTTGTTTCGTTGCGGCCAGGCGATGGCGGCGATTCGGGGGCGTGGATTTGTCACGCCCGATGATATCAAACGCGTGCTCTCCCCGGTGATGAATCACCGCCTGATCCTGCGGCCGGAAAGTCGGCTTCGCAAAGTCACCACGGAAAGCGTGCTGCAGGAGATCGTCAGCGAAATCGCCGTGCCGACGGTGCAGGCGTAA